The nucleotide sequence GAGCACTTTGCCCGACTTTTCCCTTTTGGACACCAATGGAGGGGAAGTACCCTTGGACAAGCTCAAAGGAAAGGTAAGCCTGATCGATTTTTGGTACACCGGCTGTAAGGCCTGCATAGGTTTTTATAAGAATACCCTTCGCCCCTTGGAGGATCATTTCTCTGATAAGCAGGACTTCCAGATCGTTTCCATTTCCGCTGATCCTAGCACGCAGAGGTGGCTAAAGAGCATCAGTTCCGGTAATTACACCAACCCAAAAGGGACCAACCTGACCACAAAGGGATTTGACCATCCTTTGCTGAAATACTTCAATATCTATGGTTTTCCCTATCAGGTGCTTTTAGACCAAAAGGGAAGGGTGATCCAGACCGGAGGGCTCCAGAAAAGCGCTAATGAGCTTATCCCCTTACTGGAAGACATATTGAAGCAAAACACCGATCATTGAACATTTTAAAACCCTGACACATGAAACGAATTATACCCTTTTTACTTTATGCCTGCCTGCTTCCCATACAGATGATGGGACAGACGGATGGGGATACACTAAGGTACCGCCTGGAAGGGCGGGTTTTTACAGTAGAAAATGAGCCCATGCCCGGTGCCACAGTAAGCATGGAAGGTTCCTCCCAAGGCACCGTTACCGGTGAGGACGGAGGCTTTCAGCTGGCCTTAAAGCCGGGGCAGTATACCATCACCGTACATTTTCTGGGCTTCCAAAAGGTAAGCAGGAAAATTACCGTTCCTTCGGATTCCCCTATTACCATCACCATGCGGGAGGATGGCTTGGACCTGGAGCAGGTAGAGGTACTATCCACGGGGTACCAGAAGGTTCCACGGGAGCGGGCCACCGGATCTTTCAGCTATCTGGATGAAAAGCTGCTCTTGCGCAATCCGGGGATGACGCTATTGGACAGGATGGAGGACATCACCTCAGGGCTCATCTATAACCGGACCGGTCCCCCGGAAGACCGGATCAGCATCAGGGGTAGAAGTACCTTGTTCGCCAATGCTACGCCTTTGATCATTATCGATAATTTCCCATATGATGGGCCCTTAGAGAATATCAACCCAAATGACGTGGCCAGTATCACTGTCCTTAAAGATGCCGCAGCCGCTTCCATCTGGGGTGCCCGGGCAGGAAACGGGGTCATCGTCATCACCACCAAAAGAGGCAGCTTTGACCAAGGTATGCAGGTAGGCTTTACGGCCAATATGGAAATTGGCGAAAAAAGAGACCTTCATTATATCCCCCAAATGGACATGGGAGATTTTATAGAAACCGAACGTATGCTCTTCGATCAGGGCTATTACCAGAGTGCCGAGACTTCCAGAAACAAGACGATGTTGTCCCCGGTGGTGGAGACACTGATCGCCATGAGGGATGGGATGATGAGCAATCAGGAGGGGGAAGACAGGATCGCGGCTTTTAAACAAAATGATATCAGGAATGACCTCGAAAGGTTCTATTACAAGAACACCTTTCGGCAGCAGTATGCACTCAATGTCTCGGGGGGAAGCAGTCGCCATAGGTATGTGGTTAGTGGAGGTTATGATCAGGCCTTTGGTCAGGTAATCGGGGACATGCAGAATAGATATACCTTTAACCTCACGCACCAGTGGAAGGCCATGGATGATAATCTTAAGCTTAACGCGAGCCTGTATTATGTGGGGACCTCAGAGAGCTCGGACACATCTCTTCCTGATCCCTATCCCTATGAATCCTTGGTGGATAGTAATGACCGCCCACAGCGGATATATGCAGGTTTCAGTGATCGCTTTATCCGGAGTATCGAAGGCAGTGGATTATTGGATTGGACCTATACACCTCTTGAAGAAATCGGTCTGGACAGGAAGCAGTCCAGTGACCGTGATCTAAGGGCAAACCTCTCCATGGAATACGACCTCTCACCAAGCCTGTCACTTAGTACAAGTTACCAGTACTGGCAGGCCAATGGGGAAAGTAGTGACTTCAGTCCCCAAAAACTGTTTTCCACCCGTAACCTGATCAACCAGTTTACACAGGTAGAAGAAGATGTATTATTGTACCGAGCCATCCCCGATGGGGGGATTCTTGACCGCTCCTTTGTGACATCCAATAGTCATAATGTCCGGTTCCAGGCGGATTACCACCATAAGTGGGCCGGCCGGAACGAGCTGTCGGCGATAGCAGGTTATGAGCTCAAGGATTACAGGACAGCAGGGACTTCCACGCGCTTTTATGGGTATGATGATGTGCTCGGTATCAGCGTACCTGTGGATTATATAACACGGTTTACCAGATTCCATAACAACCGCTCTGCTTCCATTCCCAATAGCGACGGACATTTTGAAAGAAATGACCATTACCTCAGCGCGTTTTTCAACAGTGCCTATACTTATAAAGGGAAATATATTCTATCAGCAAGTGTAAGGCGTGATGCTTCCAACCTTTTTGGGGTCGATACCAATCAAAAGTGGGTCCCATTATGGTCCCTTGGAGGAAGCTGGCTGATCAGCGAGGAGGAATTTTTCCATAGTGGATTCCTGCCTTTCCTCAGGTTAAGAAGTACCTTCGGCTATAATGGTAATATGGACCGCTCGGTCTCCGCACGAACAACCGCTTTTTATACAGTAGGTGGAGTAAGGGCAATTATCCCAGGAAACCCTTATGGGGTGATCGTCAATCCGCCCAACCCCGAACTGCGCTGGGAAAAGATAGCGGTCTGGAATTTGGGACTGGATTTCGAGACAAAAAACAATATACTCTCGGGAAGCTTGGAGTTTTATAAAAAATCCGGAAAGGATCTGATTGGGGACACGGCCATTCCCTCATCCACAGGCTGGATAGATTTCAGGGGCAATTATGCCGGCACCACCACTTCCGGGGTAGATTTTATTTTGAATTCAAAAAATCTTGGCAAGAAGTTGCAGTGGGATACCCAATTGCTGTTCAGTGCCCTGAAAGAGAAGGTAACGGATTATACGGCAAGGGCTTCTGTCCGATCCTACATGCTGAATGGGGCAGGAAGTGTTTATCCCTTGGAAGGCCGCCCCTTGTTTGCGCTTTATAGTTATCCCTGGGCAGGCCTGGACCCAGATACGGGAGAGCCCATGGGCTATCTGGACGGTGAGGAAAGTAAGGATTATAATGCCATAATCGACAATACCACCGCAGAGAACATTCATTATAATGGTCCCGCTCGCCCTACGGTATTTGGGGGGCTGAGGAACACCTTTTCTTATGGAGGCTTTTCATTATCGGTTAACATAAGCTACAGATTGGGCTATTATTATAGGCGCTCATCAGTAAGCTACTATAATTTACTTTCGGGACAGATCACGCATGGGGATTATGACCGGAGGTGGCTGAGGCCTGGAGATGAATCCATGACCCAGATCCCTTCCATGCCCGATTCCAGGGATGCGAACAGAAGGACCTTCTACCAGTTTTCTGATATTCTGGTCGAGAAAGGAGATCATATCAGACTAAAGGATGTCAGGCTAGGATATCGATTTGTCCAGGATAAACAAAACTTCCTGCCCTTCAACAATGCCGAGCTGTTCATATATGCTAATAACCTTGGCATCATCTGGAAAGCTGCCAAAGAAGATCCCATGGATCCCGATTTCAGAACAGCAAAACCATTAAGGAGCATGGCTTTGGGTATAAAAATAGATTTCTAACACATTAAAGACATAGCTCCGTCCGCCGTATTTCATGTTTAATTCTAACCGGATTGATTATTAAAGGCGAATCTTGGTGGGCGGGGCTTGTTTTATCTAAGAATTAAGATGATAGTAGAAAGAATTATAGAGAAAAGAATAAGGAGTAAAGAGGAAGGAGGAAAGAGGAAAGACTTGATTTCGGAGGCGAGTACACGTGCTGTTCCAAGTCCACAATTCGATGTCATTCTGAACGCAGTGAAGAATCTAAAAAACAATGAATGGTATTAAAGAAATAGGATTGCCACAGTCTCCGCCACGCCTGCCTGGCGTCAGACAGGGCAGATCCTTCGCAATGACGGAGACGATATGATCTCGCTGCCGTAATCTAGTCTCAAGTCTCACGACTCAATACTCAATACTATCAACGAGTCCCTTACCGCGTACTTTCTTCATATGTGATCATACATCATCTTAATAAACAGCGGGACATGTTTCCATACGGGAAACGGGGACTTCTTTTTAGAAGAAAGAGTAAAGAAGAAAGAATTTACCTCCTCCTAACCTCCCACTGAAGGGGGAAGAACCGATTTTGGTTACGATACCAAGAAGTCCCCCTCAAGGGGGATTTAGGGGGTAATTAATTGACACGGAAACCATAATAGCAATGACGGATACGATACGGCCTTACTACCGAAAATAATTCTCATGTCTAATACCTCAAATCTAAAGTCTAATTAAAAAATGAAACATACAATCAAACTCATATTCACTATCATGATCATCAGCATCATTCATCTCTTGTCTTCCTGCGAATCCTTTTTGGATGAGAAGCCAAGCAAGGACCTGGTAGAACCTAAAACCTTAAAAGACCTTTGGGCACTGTTGGACAATAGTCTTGTTATGAATTCTTCTCCAGCCTTGGGGCTTTTGAGTTCTGATGATTTATTTACAGACCAAAATGGCTGGAATGCATATCGCAGTCCGGTAGAAAGAAACGCATACATTTGGATGGATGATCTGTATAGCGGAGAAACCCACTCTCTGGATTGGTACTATTCCTATCAGCAGATCTTTTATAGCAATGTGGTTTTGGAAATACTCCAGGAGATCGGCGAGGGAGAAACGGAATCAAAGGCCATTGAGGGTAGTGCCCTGTTTTTTCGGGCCCATGCCTATTTCAACTTAATCCAGCTTTTTGCAGGCCCATATTCCAAGGAGACCGCATCTACCGATCTTGGGGTCCCATTAAGGTTATCTTCCAATCTGAACAATCGGCCCAAAAGGAGTATGGTAGATAAAGTTTATATGAAAATTTTGGAAGATCTGAAAATAGCCATAGACAACCTTCCGGAAGAAGTTCCTTTTAAGACAAGGCCTTCCAAGACAGCAGGTCTAGGCTTGTTGTCACGAGTTTATTTGGCTATGGGAGATTATAAGTCAGCAAAAGATTATGCAGAAAAGGCTTTGGCTCTGAATAGTAATTTGATCGATTTCAGTGATTTGGATGGTCAGAGGTACTATCCTTTTGATTTATTCAATGAAGAAGTGGTTTTTCAGGCGGATTTTCTTGAATACTCTTTTTTAACCTCCTCTTCCACCTGGGTTGATAGTACCTTGTATAATCTTTATCTGGATGGCGACTTAAGGAAAGATGTTTTTTTCGATATAAGCTCAGACGGGAACGTTACTTTCAGGGGGAGTTATACAGGGAATTACCGTGTATTTTCCGGAGTATCGGTACCGGAAATTTACCTTACTTTATCCGAATGTCTGATAAGAGAAGGGGATTATGGGAAAGGTCTGGAGGTGCTGAATTCCTATTTGTTGACCAGATGGGAGGCTGGGAAATTTGTCCCATTCACTGCAATGGATCGGGATCAGGCATTGGGAATTGTTCTGAAAGAACGGAGAAAGGAGATGGTCTTCCGTGGTCTTCGCTGGATGGATTTAAGACGTTTGAACAAGGATCCCGATCGGAAAAAAGATATCGTAAGGGAATTGGACGGGACTGATTATGTCTTGGAAGCAGAAAGCAATAAGTATGTATTGCCGATCCCGCCCGATGAAGTGGATTTGGCAGGACTGTTGCAGAATCTACGATGAATAAATAACAGTGCGGAGACTTCTCTCCGCACTGTGATCGCATACTGATTATGGATTCAACAATTCAAAAGTACCTGTTTCGTTGGGGATGGGGTTTCCATCCACATCATCATAAAGACACTGTTCAGTGGAAGCATTGCATTGATAATCTTTACCGTACTCGAGCTCCGTCACATTATGCCAGCCGTTTTCATCCTCTCCCCAAATTTCTTCACTTACCGGAGAAGATGTATTGAAAGCAAAAGCCCCTACAGCACCCAAAAGAAATGCTAATATTGGGAGTTTTTTCACGAATTTATTCATAATTGAAATCGGGATTTTTAACCATCAAAATCCCTTAACGTTTATGGTTGCTTTGCCTACTCTTTTCAGGATTTTCAGCATCCTCCTTTTCGCTGCCAGGCACAGGTACAGATTCCACCTAGTTTACCCGTGTCATGGAATCGGGCAGTATATTTTCAAACCCTTGTCCCGATTCCGCCTTGGCGGACGGGACTTTTAATTTAAGTCTCCTACTCACTTTCCTATTCTGGATTTATAATCCAGACTTACTTATAAAAGGCATTTGCAATGCCCAAGACTGATTTAAATTACTTCATCCATTTTTCATAATCTAGTCATCATGCTCGTTGTCTTGTCAGTTTCATTGCAGGACTTTTTAAATTTGAGACTCGGACTCAGCTAAGCATTTCAAGTTTCACATATCAAGTCTTACTCGCCATCACTCCAAACACCCCCAAGACAATAAATCCTACATTAAACAAAAAATGCCCCTCCCAGCTCATAGATTCGATAAATCCTGCACAGGAACATGGCACACGAGGAAAGGCTCCTATCCAGACCAAACCGATATAAGTAGTGAAGACCGTTATAAGAAGGGTTGAAAGCAATAGTCCTAGCTTTCTAGTATTTCGTACCATCAGCATCAGCGTCAATACGAGTTCCACGATTAGAATAATATAGGCCAGTTTCCTTGCCCAAGCTAGGGGAATGGTCTGATTTTGCATGGCCTGTAGAAAGCCATTATATCCCACTAGCTTTTCCATACCCGTATATGCCCAAAGAAGGATAAATAGAATTACAGTGACCATATAAAAATTGGATTTAGAAAAATATAATTGCATGTTGACACGAGATTTAGTTTACTGCCAAACATACTTTTCTAATCCGGGGTTATCAAAAAAAATAGCTGAATGAGCCTTTTAAAGGGTTGAAACAGGGCTTTAACCGGTTAAGCTTTTTTAAGCTTAAATGTTACGGTTAGCGCTGATTTATTGCTGATCCCAATTTCCAATCTCCATGCATAAACGATAGTCATTTGCAATACCATTCTCCTTCGACAATTAACCAATTTCTCCTTAAAAAATGTCAAGTTCCCATTCTCAATCCTACAGTTCGACAATTCTACACTATCCCTACATCAAATCTAGGGCAAAGCTGCATCAAAGCCGGGGCAAAGCTGGGGATAGGCTGACCCCTCGGTCAATGATTTTAACAAAAAGTACAATTTTCAGAGCTGAGTTATGTGTAAAATCATAATTCCATTTTTCTATGCTTACCCATTATCCCGCTAGCTGAGTTGCAGGATCATTAAAATTGAGCCTGTGCCTCCCAAACTGGTCTAAATTTTTCAACTGTATATTCACTTGCATCTAGGGACCAAAAAGTATGGAGAGTTTTTATTGTTAATGATTTCCTTACCATGCGCGAATCGTTTGAGGGAAGTAAATGGATGGCTTTCGTTTCTTATAAATGTTAATTTGTTTACAAAATCCACTCTTTCATTGCCACGCTGGTCCAGATTTGCAATCTGGACCCATCAATAAAGGGCATTTGAAATGCCCGACAATTCCTCATTCCCAATTCTCCCAGTTTTACAGTTCTACAATCCAACAGTTCAACAATTCCTAATTTTCCTTATTTTCCACATAGTCCACTTTCGATTTCTTCCCATTCTTCTCTGTCACATCTTGCCCATATGTTTAACTAAAAAACCATACATTATGGCAAGACAATCTAGTTTTATCAAATTGGAAGGAACCATCGGGGATGTGACCTTCTACAAAGGAAGAAATGGCTATAATGCCAGACAAAAAGGAGGGATTCCAAAAGAGCGGATCATGAAAGACGCAAAGTTTCAGCGGACTCGTGAAAATCTTGCGGAATTTGCTAGAGCAGCTACTGCTGCAAAACTTCTTAAAAGAGCTTTTCAGGAAATCGTTGCTAAGGCAAGGGATGCGAGAACGCATAACAGGATTTACAGTCAGACGATCAAGGTATTGAAGACGGACCTCGTTTCGGACAGAGGAGAGAGGAAAGTGGAAGACGGGGATATCTCCCTTTTTACTGGATTTCAGTTCAGTTCAGCATCGGTATTTGAATCGCTGGTATTTGCCGATCATACCGTGCAGGATAATGGTGCTCAACTGGTCGTTACCTTTAATCCATTTGTGCCTAACAGGTACTTGGCTAGACCTGATGGAGCTACACATTTTAAAATGTTTATGGTCGCCGCCAGTGCTAATTTTACCGATCAGACCAAACAATCTGCAGTGGTAAGTAGCGCAGAGTACAGTATCGGTGAAGATGAGGTGGCAGACCTCATACTTACTGTGGACAAAAATCAATTGGCCGGTGCTGATCATTTTTATGCTTTGGGTATTGAGTTTCTGCAGGAGACCAATGGTAAAACCTACACCTTGAACAACGGGGCACACAATGGTGCAGCGATCATTCTTACAGAGGAGGGAACATGATTCTTCATTTGGATCGTGAATATTGGCCTGGGGGTACCATTGGTACCCTCACCATTGAAGGATTTAAGGTAGGCCGTAGTATTGAATGGCCATGGCACAGGAACAACCCACAGACTTCCTGTATTCCTGAAGGACTATACCTTTTGGAGAAAGAATTTGAATCCTCTAAAGGCTGGCATATTCGTCTGAAAAATGTTCCAGGTAGGGAGCACGTTTCAATCCTCCCAGCCACGGATATCAAAAAACTTTCTCCAGGAAATATAGCTCCAGTAAAGCGGGCCATAGGAGAATACAAAGGGATACAGTCCAAGCATCTTTTTGAAAAAATCAAAGAGCTCCTCTATCAGGCCATGAATCAAGAAGAAGTCTTTTTGGAGATCAGAAGTTCTCCGGACAAGGCTTTGAATTTGTCACAGTATCAAAGAAAAATAGCATGGATCAATTAGTCCTTCCAGGATTATCTGAAGCGGTGGTTTCTTTCCTATTATCGGTGATTACCTACTTGTTAAAGCTATTGGTCCAGGAAATCAGACAAATGAAACGTGACCAGTTGGAACTCCGCGATATGTTTTTATGGCTTAAAGCAGAGCAGCAAAACATCCGCGAGTGGCTAGACTCCCAGCTCAAACAAATAAAATCAGAAGAATGACTGGAGAGTTTACTATGGATACAGAAGCAAGGGAGGTCTCCTTTGCTTCTTAAATTTCCTTAGGATTCTTGACCGAGAGCTAGGCTTGTCGAAGAACCCGCTGGTCCAGATTTGTAATCTGGATCCATAAATAACAGGTATTTGTAATGCCAAATTCCAGAATTCAATTCACAAGCCAAATTCCCCCGTTATCCCGATCCCGCCATGACTGATGGGATTATTAAAATTTAGGCTGTGCCTCTATGCTTCCCGATTACCAAATTTGCAATCTAAAATAAGGAGTACTTGGAATGCCCGGTATTAGAAGGTGATTAACCGATTAAACATTATAACAGTTCGATGATAATACTCTTGTAGTTGACAATTTGTTAACATAAATAAATTTTAATACTTATATTAATACTAGTATTGCAAGTAATTAACCTGTGATACATGAAGAAAGTACTATTTAATTTTTAGGAAGATGAAAAAAAACTGTCTATTCCCTTGCGGTCTTGCACCGCCCATTTTGCTGTGTAGCTGTACTACAAAAATATTTTTAATGAATATTCCTATAATTATTTTTAATGAAAAAAACGGAGCGTAGTGTAATATACGCCCAGGATATCATGTTCATCACTGGAAGAAGCAAGAGCTATGCTTACAGTATTCTTTCAAAGATTAAAGATTATTTTAATAAAAATAGCCACCAAGTGGTGACCTTTGAAGAATATGCAAGCTTTCATGGTATCCCTGTGGATAAGGTATTGGAATACATTCAGTAATAACATAAAAAGCAGGAAGTATTAAACTGCACTTCCTGCATGATTTTTACTGGGATTCCTTATGACCCAACCGGAATTACGATCCGGTGTTATTGTTTTATCCAATTTTGTTAAATTAATTATAATGTGGCTTACCCCATTAAAATGCCTTTTACGGTAAGCTATTTAATAAAAAAGCAAAAAACTCTTAATACCTAAAATAACAAAAGAGCGCATTAGGGACCTCCAAATGTTGCAGTGGTTCTACATTCACGGGAAGCACTCATGGATTCCTGTTTTTTTGTCCCTTCCGCTGACTCTACCCTTTTTTTCCTGAGATTTTGTTGTTTACTTCTGTGAATCACAAAATCTTTTAAATCATTTTTTGTAAACATATTGAATTTGATTTGATACGACGGGAATCTATTTAAAGGGATTTTAACAAAAAAAAATAATCTGTTAATGAGATGTTTAAAGGGCTGAAATTACTTTTTGACCAGTTAAAAATAAAAAGAAGAATTCTCTCTACACATATAGTGGTATGGGCGATATATTTTTTATATGATATTGTTTCCAGTTACTTTTTTGATGGTGCTATAAAATTGGATCTACTTCATATTTTGATCAACTGTATTACTATTACCCTGATTTTTTATTGGTTTTCCCTAAGGTTTTTTCCTCTTATTAATAAAAAAAATTGGAGCAGGCTAATACTGGAAACCCCGTTTTTTTTATTGATTTATTTATCCATTAAATTTATAGTCTTAAAAGGGATCCTTGTATCCTTTCCTTATGAGAACGGATACAAGTATATGATTGCCGAATCATGGAGAATGATCCATTTTGGTCTGTATGGTTTTGGCTATTGGTATTTTGTTTCAACCATAGAAGCACAAATAAGACTGTTGAAAGTCGAAATACAAATGCTGAAAAACCAACTGTCGCCTCATTTTTTATTAAATACACTTACTGCTATTTATGGAGCTTTATCTTCAAAGCCCAATTCCTTTCAACCAACAATTATACTCCAATTGGCAACACTTTTAAGATATGGACTAAAGTATAGAGAAGGAAATGTATCTCTATCAAAAGAGATTAAACACATTTCACGGTATCTTGAACTACAAAAATTCAGATATAATGATTCACAGTTTGTTGATCTTATAAATGATATCCCAAAATACCAAGCTAAGGTTTTTCAGATTCCGGCTATGATCCTGGTTACATTGGTGGATAATATGTTCCAGCATGGTGTAATCAATCATCTTGATGCCCCTGGCCTTATTCATTTTTACACCATTCAAAAGAAATCATCGGAAGGAAGCTATGATTATCGTTTGGAGTTCAAAAATACCATCAAATCAAATAGAATATCAAAAGAAACATTGGGTATTGGTACGGAATATTCAAAAGAGATTCTAAAATATTATTATAAAGATAAGGTAAGTTTTCATAAAAATACAGATGCTGATACAAGCACCTTCATTTTTAGGATAAACATTAGACATGATGCAACAAATAAAGAAAATTGGAATAATTGATGATGATCCTTCATCATTGGATATTTTGGAGAATTATACCGATGGACTTCCTCATTTCGAATTGTCCTTTAGGATTCAGGATCCTCATTTGGTTAATGGGTTCCTTAAAAAAGAAAAGCCTGATATTTTGGTAATGGATGTTTGCATGCCCTCTTATAGTGGTCTGGCCTTGCTAGAAGATACACGTGAATTTCAAATTCCCACGATTTTAATAAGTGCGTTTAAGGAATATGCATTCGATAGTATAGAGTTAGAAGCAGTCGACTTTCTCTATAAGCCATTTTCTTTAAGCCGATATAGAAAGGCGCTTAATAAGAGTTTGAGGAGTTTAAAGAAGGCGGCAGAATCTACTAAACCTAAGGATCTGGTCGTTCAGGTCCAAAGGGGAAAGTACATCAAGGTAAAGATAAAATCAATTCTTTACCTCAAGGGTAGTCATAGTTATACGGAGATTATAACGAAAAAGTCCAAGCACCTTTCTTCCCTGCCTTTATCATTTTATGAAGAGCATTTAAGGAATCATGGTTTTGTAAGGATTCATCGGTCGCATATTGTAAATGGTCATAAGGTATTGGGAAAGCAACCCGATGCCATTTTATTGGATAAAGGAGTTAAACTGCCAATAGGTTTACTATATAGGCAAAATGTGCAAGCTTTATTTTTTGATAATATTCCCTAACCTGTTTTTATAGACTAGAGCTCCGAGCTCTCTATAGAGCAAATAGTAAATCAGAGGCTCATAAGTATTGGCTTCATCAAGAAATGTTCTGTTGACCATCATATGTATATGGTGGAATAGTACTTTTATGGATTTTTGATTTAGATTATAATCAGCTTGATTATAGTTAAGTAGATATGGTTTGGTGAATTCTTCTAGATAATTCATTTCTTCAATAGGTATGGAAAGAGTTCTTATCACATCATAATAGTTTCTGTGCCATTTTGAAGTTTTTGATCCGTTGTTTTTTCGTTTTAAATATTGAAAGATTTCGTCATACTTATTAAGCCCCTTTATTAATCTCAAGAAAATATGAACCAGTATTTTTAGTTTTGTTTCTTTTTTGGCAGCCATGATACCTTCTCTAGAAAAGAAATTGCTACATAAAAATTCTGATTCAAGGTGATTTATTTTGTGGATGTGATCAATACTATCAGCATCGTATTTATGATTTTCAGGATAGTAGGGCATTGTTTTATAATGGCTTACTTGGGATGATTCGGATAAAAGATAGAGCAATTCTTTTTTTAAATATTTGTTTTTAGATATAACCCTCAGTCGAATATGAAAAGCCTCATCTCTAAAGGCCAAATAATACCACTTCAATGACCTTTTTGCTCCTGAATGCTTTCTAATGAATGGAATAATAGTGCCTGTGAGAAATTCACTTGCATGTCTTGGAGTGATATAGACATAAATATTGATGACATTATTAAGGTATTCT is from Echinicola marina and encodes:
- a CDS encoding SusC/RagA family TonB-linked outer membrane protein, coding for MKRIIPFLLYACLLPIQMMGQTDGDTLRYRLEGRVFTVENEPMPGATVSMEGSSQGTVTGEDGGFQLALKPGQYTITVHFLGFQKVSRKITVPSDSPITITMREDGLDLEQVEVLSTGYQKVPRERATGSFSYLDEKLLLRNPGMTLLDRMEDITSGLIYNRTGPPEDRISIRGRSTLFANATPLIIIDNFPYDGPLENINPNDVASITVLKDAAAASIWGARAGNGVIVITTKRGSFDQGMQVGFTANMEIGEKRDLHYIPQMDMGDFIETERMLFDQGYYQSAETSRNKTMLSPVVETLIAMRDGMMSNQEGEDRIAAFKQNDIRNDLERFYYKNTFRQQYALNVSGGSSRHRYVVSGGYDQAFGQVIGDMQNRYTFNLTHQWKAMDDNLKLNASLYYVGTSESSDTSLPDPYPYESLVDSNDRPQRIYAGFSDRFIRSIEGSGLLDWTYTPLEEIGLDRKQSSDRDLRANLSMEYDLSPSLSLSTSYQYWQANGESSDFSPQKLFSTRNLINQFTQVEEDVLLYRAIPDGGILDRSFVTSNSHNVRFQADYHHKWAGRNELSAIAGYELKDYRTAGTSTRFYGYDDVLGISVPVDYITRFTRFHNNRSASIPNSDGHFERNDHYLSAFFNSAYTYKGKYILSASVRRDASNLFGVDTNQKWVPLWSLGGSWLISEEEFFHSGFLPFLRLRSTFGYNGNMDRSVSARTTAFYTVGGVRAIIPGNPYGVIVNPPNPELRWEKIAVWNLGLDFETKNNILSGSLEFYKKSGKDLIGDTAIPSSTGWIDFRGNYAGTTTSGVDFILNSKNLGKKLQWDTQLLFSALKEKVTDYTARASVRSYMLNGAGSVYPLEGRPLFALYSYPWAGLDPDTGEPMGYLDGEESKDYNAIIDNTTAENIHYNGPARPTVFGGLRNTFSYGGFSLSVNISYRLGYYYRRSSVSYYNLLSGQITHGDYDRRWLRPGDESMTQIPSMPDSRDANRRTFYQFSDILVEKGDHIRLKDVRLGYRFVQDKQNFLPFNNAELFIYANNLGIIWKAAKEDPMDPDFRTAKPLRSMALGIKIDF
- a CDS encoding RagB/SusD family nutrient uptake outer membrane protein encodes the protein MKHTIKLIFTIMIISIIHLLSSCESFLDEKPSKDLVEPKTLKDLWALLDNSLVMNSSPALGLLSSDDLFTDQNGWNAYRSPVERNAYIWMDDLYSGETHSLDWYYSYQQIFYSNVVLEILQEIGEGETESKAIEGSALFFRAHAYFNLIQLFAGPYSKETASTDLGVPLRLSSNLNNRPKRSMVDKVYMKILEDLKIAIDNLPEEVPFKTRPSKTAGLGLLSRVYLAMGDYKSAKDYAEKALALNSNLIDFSDLDGQRYYPFDLFNEEVVFQADFLEYSFLTSSSTWVDSTLYNLYLDGDLRKDVFFDISSDGNVTFRGSYTGNYRVFSGVSVPEIYLTLSECLIREGDYGKGLEVLNSYLLTRWEAGKFVPFTAMDRDQALGIVLKERRKEMVFRGLRWMDLRRLNKDPDRKKDIVRELDGTDYVLEAESNKYVLPIPPDEVDLAGLLQNLR
- a CDS encoding DUF6520 family protein yields the protein MNKFVKKLPILAFLLGAVGAFAFNTSSPVSEEIWGEDENGWHNVTELEYGKDYQCNASTEQCLYDDVDGNPIPNETGTFELLNP
- a CDS encoding MauE/DoxX family redox-associated membrane protein, producing the protein MQLYFSKSNFYMVTVILFILLWAYTGMEKLVGYNGFLQAMQNQTIPLAWARKLAYIILIVELVLTLMLMVRNTRKLGLLLSTLLITVFTTYIGLVWIGAFPRVPCSCAGFIESMSWEGHFLFNVGFIVLGVFGVMASKT
- a CDS encoding DUF5675 family protein, with amino-acid sequence MILHLDREYWPGGTIGTLTIEGFKVGRSIEWPWHRNNPQTSCIPEGLYLLEKEFESSKGWHIRLKNVPGREHVSILPATDIKKLSPGNIAPVKRAIGEYKGIQSKHLFEKIKELLYQAMNQEEVFLEIRSSPDKALNLSQYQRKIAWIN
- a CDS encoding histidine kinase yields the protein MIAESWRMIHFGLYGFGYWYFVSTIEAQIRLLKVEIQMLKNQLSPHFLLNTLTAIYGALSSKPNSFQPTIILQLATLLRYGLKYREGNVSLSKEIKHISRYLELQKFRYNDSQFVDLINDIPKYQAKVFQIPAMILVTLVDNMFQHGVINHLDAPGLIHFYTIQKKSSEGSYDYRLEFKNTIKSNRISKETLGIGTEYSKEILKYYYKDKVSFHKNTDADTSTFIFRINIRHDATNKENWNN
- a CDS encoding LytR/AlgR family response regulator transcription factor, whose protein sequence is MMQQIKKIGIIDDDPSSLDILENYTDGLPHFELSFRIQDPHLVNGFLKKEKPDILVMDVCMPSYSGLALLEDTREFQIPTILISAFKEYAFDSIELEAVDFLYKPFSLSRYRKALNKSLRSLKKAAESTKPKDLVVQVQRGKYIKVKIKSILYLKGSHSYTEIITKKSKHLSSLPLSFYEEHLRNHGFVRIHRSHIVNGHKVLGKQPDAILLDKGVKLPIGLLYRQNVQALFFDNIP